Genomic window (Brevibacterium paucivorans):
CGCCGGTTGGCGCGCACCGGACGCAACGTCGGTGAAGATCCGTCCGCCCCCTTCCGCTTCGAGCGCGACAGATTGCGCCTTGAGCGACTCCGCTTGTGACGAGGCGGAGACACGGGCGCAGCCGATCCCCGTGGGAACCGTGCGCGTTTGTTACACATCGTCATCGTCGCTCTCAAGGGGGTCCGCACTGCGGACCATTCTCGGCTTGTCAGGCTCGAACCCAGACAGCCAGCTCGTTGCCGCCGGGCTCTCGGAAGTGCATACGTCGTCCGCCTGGGAAGTCGAAGGGTTCGACAGTAATCGTCCCACCCGCGGCTTCGATGTCGGCCCGGACGGTCGTCAGGTCATCTACCTCGAGAACCACCAGCGGCGCTGCGGGTGCCTCGCCCGCATCGCTCTGGAAACCGAGCGTTTGCTCTGCTCCCAACTGCACGTCTGTGTATTGGGGCCCGTACGCCAGATGCTCCAAGGCGAACGCGTCTTTGAAAAACTGGGCGGACGCGTTTGCGTCGTTGGAAGGGAACTCGATCATGGTGAGCCTCGTCGTCATGCCCCTTATGCTATGGGCGGAGTCAGAAGAAGTTCAAGTCCCTTTGTGTGGTGTAACGGTTCATCGGGCTGCTTGTAAGGGGGGTGTCCCTCTGGTGTTTGTCAAGCCGCGGTCGGGGTGCGGGGTTCGTATAGGGTGCTTGTTTTCATCATCGCGTACATGACGTTTAGTCGGCGCCGGGCTAGGCACATGATCGCTGCGTTATGGCGCTTCCCTTCGGCTCTTTTCCGTTCGTAGTACGCCTTTGATACCGGGTCGTGGCAAGACGCAGCCCATGCGGACCGAAATAACGCGTTCTTCAACTTCTTGTTCCCGGCACGGGCAGGGAACTCGCCTCGGATTGACGTCCCGGATCGTCGGGTTACTGGAGCGATTCCGGCATAGGCGGCCAGGTGTCCTGGAGTGGGGAAGGCGGACAGGTCGCCAGCGGCCAGGAGGATTTGCGCTGCGGTCTTGACTCCGACTCCTGGCATCGAGGTCAAGACCGTGGAAAGAGGGAAGTCATCGACCAGCTTTTCTACCTCTTCGGCGACGATGTCCCGTTGATGCTTAAGCTCTTTGATCTGAGCTGCGACCCTCGGGATGATGAGTTCAACAGCGTCAGCACCTGGCACTGTGACGGTCTGCTCTGACAGTGCTGTGAAGACCTGGTCGATGAGCGGGCCGGGGTCTTTGCGGCTGTGGTGACGTGCCCACCGTTTCACTCCGGCTTTGCCTGCAGCTTTGAGTCCGGCGGGACCGTGGTAGCGGATCAAGAGATCCAACACGATCGCACGAGTGAGAACGACACCGGGGAATACACGTTCCAGTGATGGGTAGATCTGGACCAAGAGAGACCGTAGCCGATTGATCGCGCGCGTTGATTCACAAGCGAGGTCTTCATCGAACCCTGAGAGCACCTTCAGTGCTGACAAGACCTCGGAATTACGGTCCACGGCTCGTAGCGTGTGTGGCATTGTCCGGGCGGTATCAGCGATGATGAACACGTCCCTTGCGTCGGTCTTCGACCGTCCCGGATACAGGTCTGCGGCCTTGCGCATTGCCAGTCCGGGCAGGTAGGCGACGTCCGCACCGAGATCACGGGCGACAGCGATTGGCAGTGCCCCGATCGTGTTCGGCTGGTCGACCACAACCAGCACCGGACCGTGCTGCTGCAAATCGGTGATGACCTTCCGTAGCGCGGTCTCATCTTGAGGCAACTCTTGGTCATACACACGT
Coding sequences:
- a CDS encoding VOC family protein, coding for MTTRLTMIEFPSNDANASAQFFKDAFALEHLAYGPQYTDVQLGAEQTLGFQSDAGEAPAAPLVVLEVDDLTTVRADIEAAGGTITVEPFDFPGGRRMHFREPGGNELAVWVRA
- a CDS encoding IS110 family transposase; the protein is MTTEYSITLGLDVGKTAHHGCALTPVGQRVYDQELPQDETALRKVITDLQQHGPVLVVVDQPNTIGALPIAVARDLGADVAYLPGLAMRKAADLYPGRSKTDARDVFIIADTARTMPHTLRAVDRNSEVLSALKVLSGFDEDLACESTRAINRLRSLLVQIYPSLERVFPGVVLTRAIVLDLLIRYHGPAGLKAAGKAGVKRWARHHSRKDPGPLIDQVFTALSEQTVTVPGADAVELIIPRVAAQIKELKHQRDIVAEEVEKLVDDFPLSTVLTSMPGVGVKTAAQILLAAGDLSAFPTPGHLAAYAGIAPVTRRSGTSIRGEFPARAGNKKLKNALFRSAWAASCHDPVSKAYYERKRAEGKRHNAAIMCLARRRLNVMYAMMKTSTLYEPRTPTAA